The Stieleria sp. JC731 genome has a segment encoding these proteins:
- a CDS encoding CARDB domain-containing protein, producing MRFSLRSGLPSKPAEKSRRRRHRTLLKVEVLEDRRVLASLGAFVDDGSDRVYVFDPETDQVTGWVAISDTELKGDIDITSDGSKAFVTDFARRIWVVDLTQSPPKLASGNNPISISNRGEDVELTADNRFLLVTNGNGCDSPPCTAEPISVVNVETQREVSTQLLGNSTPNAVVVTKDGTVLAGRYDASLVHRLTLGPNGQLQYTGETLDVIKPINIAKHVEDRYAVVFGYDRSTSVGALTTVDLDDFSVSDVEYLPSEMAGVAGMFSDDGSILYTRVLHLGTSAARLMAHQFDGSSGRVGNLLFDVPAPTLVGYFGIEQIAISPDSTEVFVPNGEDNRIDVYDAFDGQLLRSFTGSGVDAPTGIRVLDTNQVPIANIGGPYAVAVGQSVVLDAGATTDDDHSLAELQFTWDLDGDGIFGEVGLSAAHGDEVGKNPIFHSLGIGAGTPFPVSMQVVDPRGAISTDSTTVEVGYAPDITLRASDIRITSGDPQPGEDIFVVATIRNAGLRDTGNFHATLFDFADEVADVEVGNLTPGQSIDVHFPAQQFPESYRLFTVKLDPQNSVIELEERNNESGIVVKIGEPIFGTGDASVVFTMSDMFGGTASNAIIVGGYVDYNFVNIVGERDYPMQGASVVVKILNPVTLEPISQFSGSHTNSEGRFRQSVLLPTQTGTYPMLVEVSDGTLTDSKLVQLNVGIATTSIPNKPAAIAPPPGGTVSGGSPFAISGSGGPGGAQPSDVFVFSDDIVISHQPTDIGETVSVGAFIQYFGEQAVNDVQVSLSDLFPSNGQWESLQIASAVIDFPVAPASIPTFVTIAAPWTNTQAGAHLIQVAIDDQNLTDDSGEVVSQYRGNDLATRLVNVGVPPNDLPISHQVQLLIDADGNAIPTPGDTLRYVSTIVNNSQRVLTNGKLTAQFDSRVVQSIFIQTVGAFRNGNQVQRDLPSLAPGGSATMTVDVVLNEIQQFPAGYVDVRSDLLFQSAVSIPVASSNKLTVVGDILPPELTGKVVLQSDPSQTAVPNGQGTFLQPVLLSVEAFDLFPGSGLERLEISTDGEHWNDVQGNATLVSLIQSGTTTVYARAIDRSGNVATSYFDVAVAADFEVQSTQINHGEEQRSNVTEIKIEFDQATNLQDLIDSGTISQFVRVVAVGTGNVVDLDSVVHFRVDQTTRQLTIDLTVDGFGGSEQGLLIDGQYEVQLLSDGIRSTFGTPLQDTDGVHDEVFRIEFHQLGGDFNGDRVTDVNDRNAWFDVSLVLFNTTRGTSGYNEAFDFDHDGRITSRDYYFWLRGLVGNTI from the coding sequence ATGCGATTCTCTTTGCGCTCTGGATTGCCCTCAAAGCCTGCCGAAAAATCCCGGCGTCGACGTCATCGTACCCTTCTGAAAGTCGAAGTCCTGGAAGACCGCAGGGTTCTCGCTTCGTTGGGCGCTTTTGTTGATGACGGCAGCGATCGAGTCTATGTATTCGATCCCGAAACAGATCAGGTTACTGGTTGGGTGGCGATTTCTGATACTGAGTTGAAAGGCGACATTGATATCACCAGTGACGGATCAAAAGCATTTGTGACTGATTTTGCCAGGAGGATTTGGGTGGTCGATTTGACGCAAAGTCCGCCCAAGCTGGCATCGGGTAACAATCCGATTTCGATCAGCAATCGCGGGGAGGATGTCGAACTGACCGCAGACAATCGTTTTCTATTGGTGACCAATGGCAACGGATGTGATTCGCCACCGTGTACAGCCGAACCCATTTCTGTGGTGAATGTGGAAACGCAGCGAGAGGTTTCGACACAGCTATTGGGGAATTCGACTCCCAATGCGGTTGTCGTTACGAAGGACGGTACGGTGTTGGCGGGGCGATACGACGCGTCGTTGGTGCACCGATTGACGTTGGGCCCGAATGGGCAGTTGCAATACACGGGCGAAACGCTTGATGTAATAAAGCCTATTAACATCGCGAAGCACGTCGAAGATCGATATGCGGTGGTGTTTGGCTATGATCGTTCGACGTCTGTTGGAGCTCTGACAACTGTTGACTTGGATGACTTTTCGGTCAGCGATGTCGAGTACTTGCCAAGCGAAATGGCAGGTGTGGCCGGTATGTTTTCAGATGACGGAAGCATTCTGTATACACGCGTTCTTCATCTCGGAACATCAGCGGCCCGTCTTATGGCTCATCAATTCGATGGTAGTAGCGGACGCGTTGGGAACCTGCTGTTTGATGTTCCAGCTCCAACGTTAGTAGGCTATTTCGGCATCGAGCAGATCGCGATCAGTCCTGATAGCACGGAAGTCTTTGTTCCCAACGGCGAAGACAATCGCATTGACGTTTACGATGCGTTTGATGGTCAACTGCTGCGGTCCTTCACCGGCAGTGGCGTTGATGCACCGACGGGTATCCGTGTGCTTGACACTAATCAGGTTCCTATTGCCAACATCGGCGGCCCCTATGCTGTCGCGGTTGGACAGTCAGTAGTGCTGGATGCCGGTGCGACAACGGATGACGACCATTCGCTTGCAGAACTGCAGTTCACTTGGGACCTCGATGGTGACGGAATTTTTGGTGAAGTTGGATTGTCTGCGGCGCATGGAGACGAGGTCGGGAAGAATCCAATATTTCATTCGCTCGGTATTGGAGCTGGAACGCCGTTTCCGGTTTCAATGCAAGTGGTTGATCCACGTGGCGCGATATCCACCGATTCAACCACCGTCGAAGTCGGCTATGCACCTGATATAACCCTTCGGGCGAGCGACATTCGTATCACGTCCGGCGATCCGCAGCCCGGCGAAGACATTTTTGTGGTCGCTACCATTCGCAATGCTGGCCTTCGCGATACCGGAAATTTCCATGCAACGTTGTTCGATTTTGCTGACGAAGTGGCGGACGTCGAAGTCGGGAATTTGACGCCCGGTCAATCGATCGACGTGCACTTTCCCGCACAGCAATTTCCAGAAAGCTATCGCCTGTTCACTGTGAAGCTGGATCCGCAAAACTCTGTTATTGAACTTGAAGAACGAAACAATGAAAGCGGCATCGTCGTCAAAATTGGCGAGCCGATCTTTGGGACTGGTGATGCTTCTGTAGTATTCACAATGAGCGATATGTTTGGCGGCACTGCTTCAAACGCGATCATTGTCGGCGGATATGTGGACTATAACTTTGTCAACATTGTTGGCGAACGAGATTATCCCATGCAGGGTGCGTCCGTCGTCGTCAAGATTCTGAATCCGGTGACATTGGAACCGATATCCCAATTCAGTGGTTCACACACCAATTCGGAAGGGCGTTTTCGCCAGTCGGTATTACTGCCGACACAGACCGGAACTTATCCGATGCTGGTTGAAGTAAGCGACGGCACGCTGACTGATTCAAAACTGGTGCAACTCAATGTCGGAATCGCTACGACTTCGATCCCCAATAAACCGGCTGCAATAGCGCCACCTCCCGGCGGAACCGTGTCGGGGGGATCTCCGTTTGCAATCAGCGGAAGCGGCGGGCCGGGCGGCGCGCAGCCCAGCGATGTCTTTGTCTTCTCAGATGATATCGTGATTAGCCATCAACCTACGGATATTGGTGAAACCGTATCGGTGGGCGCGTTTATTCAGTATTTTGGCGAGCAAGCAGTTAATGATGTTCAAGTTTCCCTGAGCGACCTTTTCCCATCCAATGGTCAATGGGAAAGCTTACAAATTGCCTCTGCTGTTATCGATTTTCCGGTGGCGCCTGCCAGCATTCCTACTTTCGTCACTATCGCAGCACCTTGGACGAACACTCAAGCCGGCGCCCATCTGATTCAGGTCGCGATCGATGACCAGAACTTGACTGACGATTCCGGCGAAGTCGTATCCCAGTATCGAGGAAATGACCTTGCGACCAGATTGGTCAATGTGGGGGTACCTCCGAACGATCTGCCAATCAGTCACCAAGTTCAGTTGTTGATCGACGCTGACGGAAACGCCATTCCGACACCAGGTGATACGCTGCGATACGTTTCCACGATCGTCAACAACAGCCAACGAGTACTCACAAACGGCAAGTTGACAGCACAGTTCGACAGCCGAGTGGTCCAATCGATCTTTATCCAGACCGTCGGTGCATTTCGAAACGGAAATCAAGTACAGCGAGACCTACCAAGTCTAGCGCCCGGTGGATCTGCGACGATGACTGTTGATGTCGTACTCAATGAAATCCAACAGTTTCCTGCGGGATATGTCGACGTTCGAAGTGACTTGTTGTTTCAATCGGCGGTATCCATCCCTGTCGCTTCCTCGAACAAGCTTACCGTAGTTGGGGATATCCTTCCGCCTGAGTTGACCGGAAAAGTCGTACTGCAGTCGGATCCAAGTCAAACCGCCGTGCCGAACGGACAAGGTACCTTTCTACAACCTGTGCTGTTATCTGTTGAAGCTTTCGATCTCTTTCCAGGCTCCGGTTTAGAGCGTCTGGAAATTTCAACGGATGGCGAGCACTGGAATGATGTGCAGGGCAATGCGACGCTTGTTTCCTTAATTCAGAGCGGAACGACCACCGTTTATGCGAGAGCAATTGATCGATCAGGCAATGTCGCCACATCGTATTTTGATGTGGCCGTTGCCGCGGACTTCGAGGTTCAGTCGACTCAAATCAATCACGGTGAGGAGCAGCGATCGAATGTTACAGAAATCAAAATCGAATTTGATCAGGCAACTAATCTGCAAGACCTGATCGACAGTGGAACGATTTCTCAATTCGTTCGTGTGGTGGCCGTCGGCACAGGCAATGTCGTTGATCTTGACTCGGTCGTTCATTTTCGCGTCGACCAAACCACTCGGCAATTGACGATTGATTTGACAGTCGATGGGTTTGGCGGAAGCGAACAGGGCTTGCTAATCGATGGTCAATACGAAGTGCAACTGTTGTCCGACGGAATTCGATCAACCTTCGGGACACCGCTGCAGGACACAGACGGCGTGCATGATGAGGTCTTTCGGATTGAATTCCATCAACTAGGTGGTGACTTTAATGGCGATCGCGTCACAGATGTCAACGATCGCAATGCATGGTTCGATGTTTCGCTTGTCTTATTCAACACAACTCGGGGGACGAGTGGCTACAACGAAGCGTTTGATTTTGATCATGACGGACGAATCACGTCACGCGACTATTACTTTTGGCTGCGAGGATTAGTTGGGAACACGATTTGA
- a CDS encoding sigma-70 family RNA polymerase sigma factor, whose amino-acid sequence MQSQTASRIFSEYEATFRSLASRMLDGFPRVRRWEETDDIVQEAMFRFHTAIQDLTPTSSIHLRRLIAVQIRRQLLDLSRRYARPSNQAANYESRHGEPDGCCKHVSLEEWCEFHQQVERLPKAVKEVFELSWYAELSQEEIAKELSVSVRQVQRHWRTARIILGQSICLNSLLGEER is encoded by the coding sequence ATGCAAAGCCAAACTGCCAGTCGGATTTTTTCCGAGTATGAAGCAACCTTCCGTTCCCTTGCGAGCCGAATGCTCGATGGCTTTCCCCGTGTTCGACGATGGGAAGAAACGGACGACATCGTCCAGGAGGCGATGTTTCGATTTCACACGGCGATTCAAGATCTTACGCCGACCTCTTCTATTCATTTGCGTCGCCTAATCGCGGTGCAAATTCGACGTCAGTTGCTTGATCTGAGCCGACGCTATGCGCGACCAAGCAATCAAGCGGCAAACTATGAATCGCGACATGGTGAGCCCGACGGATGCTGTAAGCACGTTTCGCTCGAAGAATGGTGCGAGTTTCATCAGCAGGTTGAGCGGCTTCCGAAAGCGGTCAAGGAAGTGTTTGAGTTGTCGTGGTATGCGGAATTGTCGCAAGAGGAAATTGCTAAAGAATTGTCGGTCAGCGTACGGCAGGTCCAGCGGCATTGGAGAACGGCACGCATCATTTTAGGGCAATCCATTTGCCTGAATTCGTTGCTGGGTGAGGAACGCTGA
- a CDS encoding serine/threonine-protein kinase — MNETPTTTQTRPKISASAVGLVLTEEVHRLLEKWDALRERGILLSPEELCPDKPELAGHLRACIKSMEAFAKFDASGEELECQLSEIGEYNVIRQLARGGSAVIYLVQQELPKRQIALKLLNTPIAQLHSESRFHLEIQILAAMNHPGIAQIYDAGVVEINGSKRCFFTMEWIEGEDLQSYVERQRTKASWSARDTIKLAIEVCDALRHAHAAGIVHRDLKPSNILVRKDGRVKLIDFGIARVLSPEFLENKLYPTSHVWAGTRPFMSPEQFGMDDIPIDTRTDVYSLAVVIYQLLTMQFPYPVENASTWKSAEVIRRSPPTLIRRHDRTLSSDLEVILDTALSKSPIDRYATIADFSNDLCRYVDGRRIHAKRRSAVAQLLRWGIEHRVAAFGTVSIFAFLVLLSGWAISSSRLAHKRNEELGEAYFQGELSRQKIKRHANEIEAQRAELSEANRVLSQTNASLTRATRNRKLGHLVQIADFQPDYVHAQLRDPIEFSESSRGFAWRLVSQLAHREVAGWKAEERELYHIALSPDGRLIVVVGESGVKVWNVQTQSVIATTPESVLPQQDVKPAVNWQAKRILFADNLGRSFIFNWADHSCESVRQSSPGSLRACAAVQVPIPANDIAPSGNWLVGDDQGIVCLLDLHGAEIWRKQLSGSAIVGMHAHEKGHESLSVTNSGEAVFFSTDGGDILDRYLIEVLNPQALKSTSCSADLRWVTVAEMNESSLLWDRDSGETVWRKRFQGDSPLAEWIGLSKSNNSPIVCIARNGRVETWEGESLQQLLMQEYAPASNVDDASQTIGEGQYHWGLLNPVPRELRPVSIDVASGIGWVAIGRRSGDIVIRRLAKVSPVRQVPHQFEAVNRLCVSDDGELLAFSGGAGEINVIDFKTRQVRISLPGHGKSTRDLWFDKANGMLGVLDQASGVALWDLHDGRRLSKFPTFGLTRHTFKIGDDRLIGFNGVEPIWLSNLDSRGFDRSGFNTKFRCADYNVVTGRLLHAGGDDRLCLREFGSGTWHDVAQATFADVQVVSINSTGDQAVLSNSEGVVTVIALPSLETIAITQPSGTRVTASVFSADGRTLATGQFDGQVQIWDIDNWEPQITVQTGLTPIRSLAFTPDGKSLIAAGKGNYLCVIGGEPSQRFGSQTASADPPRRQSETPVAIPVR; from the coding sequence ATGAACGAGACCCCCACAACTACTCAAACGCGCCCCAAGATTTCTGCGTCTGCGGTCGGGCTTGTGTTAACCGAAGAGGTGCATCGCCTACTTGAAAAGTGGGACGCGCTGCGCGAACGAGGCATTCTGCTTTCTCCAGAAGAACTCTGTCCGGACAAGCCCGAATTGGCAGGACATTTAAGAGCGTGCATCAAGTCGATGGAGGCTTTTGCCAAGTTCGATGCATCAGGCGAAGAGCTCGAATGTCAGCTGTCGGAAATCGGTGAATACAATGTTATTCGGCAGTTGGCCAGAGGCGGCTCTGCGGTGATCTATCTGGTTCAGCAGGAGCTTCCCAAACGGCAAATAGCGCTGAAGCTGCTCAACACTCCGATCGCACAGCTGCATTCTGAATCTCGGTTTCATTTGGAAATTCAGATTCTCGCCGCGATGAATCATCCCGGAATTGCTCAGATCTATGACGCTGGCGTGGTCGAAATCAACGGATCGAAACGTTGTTTCTTCACAATGGAATGGATTGAGGGCGAGGATCTACAGTCTTATGTGGAACGCCAAAGAACAAAAGCCTCTTGGTCAGCCAGAGACACCATCAAGTTAGCGATCGAAGTTTGCGATGCGCTTCGGCATGCCCATGCCGCCGGAATTGTCCACCGAGACTTGAAGCCGAGCAACATCCTGGTGCGTAAGGATGGCCGAGTGAAACTTATTGATTTCGGGATTGCGAGAGTTCTGTCACCGGAGTTTCTTGAAAACAAATTGTATCCGACCTCACATGTTTGGGCAGGCACTCGGCCGTTTATGAGCCCGGAACAATTCGGTATGGACGACATCCCGATCGATACACGGACCGACGTTTATTCGCTTGCTGTCGTGATCTACCAGCTATTGACGATGCAGTTTCCTTATCCAGTTGAAAATGCATCGACTTGGAAATCTGCGGAAGTGATCCGTCGCTCGCCTCCAACATTGATACGCCGACATGATCGGACACTGTCGTCGGATTTGGAGGTCATTTTGGATACGGCGCTTTCCAAGTCGCCCATCGACCGGTACGCAACCATCGCTGATTTTTCCAATGACCTCTGTCGCTATGTGGATGGAAGACGCATCCACGCAAAACGCCGCTCCGCGGTAGCGCAGCTTTTGCGATGGGGCATCGAGCACCGTGTAGCGGCATTCGGTACCGTTTCGATATTTGCCTTTTTGGTGTTGCTTAGTGGTTGGGCAATTTCATCCAGTCGGCTCGCTCATAAGCGAAACGAAGAGCTAGGAGAGGCGTATTTTCAAGGTGAACTTTCCAGGCAAAAGATCAAGCGACATGCCAATGAGATCGAAGCCCAGCGGGCGGAACTTAGTGAAGCGAACCGTGTGTTGTCGCAGACGAATGCTTCGCTGACTCGTGCGACACGAAATCGCAAGCTTGGGCATCTCGTTCAAATTGCGGACTTTCAACCGGATTACGTTCATGCCCAGTTGCGTGATCCGATTGAGTTCTCTGAATCATCGCGAGGATTCGCTTGGCGGCTCGTCAGTCAACTGGCGCACCGCGAGGTCGCAGGTTGGAAAGCGGAAGAACGGGAGCTATACCACATCGCCCTTTCACCCGATGGCAGGCTGATTGTCGTCGTCGGAGAGAGTGGTGTCAAAGTTTGGAATGTTCAGACCCAAAGCGTCATTGCTACAACACCTGAAAGTGTTTTGCCTCAACAGGACGTGAAGCCAGCGGTGAATTGGCAGGCAAAGCGAATCCTTTTCGCTGACAATCTAGGTCGATCGTTCATCTTCAATTGGGCTGATCATTCCTGTGAATCAGTCAGGCAATCCTCACCGGGAAGCCTTCGTGCATGCGCAGCGGTACAGGTGCCCATTCCAGCGAACGACATCGCGCCGTCAGGTAACTGGTTGGTCGGTGATGATCAAGGGATCGTATGTCTGCTAGATCTGCACGGCGCTGAAATTTGGCGAAAGCAGCTCTCAGGCAGCGCCATCGTAGGGATGCATGCGCATGAAAAAGGTCACGAATCATTGTCTGTCACAAATTCTGGCGAAGCTGTCTTCTTCAGTACAGACGGCGGCGACATTCTAGATCGTTATTTGATCGAAGTATTGAATCCACAAGCTTTGAAGTCGACAAGTTGTTCAGCCGACCTTCGGTGGGTGACGGTCGCTGAAATGAATGAAAGTTCGTTGCTGTGGGATCGTGATTCTGGAGAGACGGTTTGGCGTAAACGTTTTCAAGGGGATAGCCCACTGGCCGAATGGATAGGCCTTTCTAAATCAAATAATTCACCGATTGTCTGTATCGCAAGAAATGGTCGAGTTGAAACTTGGGAAGGTGAATCGCTGCAACAGCTACTGATGCAAGAGTACGCGCCGGCTTCAAATGTAGACGACGCATCACAAACCATTGGTGAAGGCCAATACCATTGGGGCCTGCTCAATCCTGTCCCTCGGGAACTTCGTCCCGTGTCGATCGATGTCGCTTCCGGGATCGGTTGGGTAGCAATCGGTAGGCGTTCGGGAGATATCGTGATTCGCCGATTGGCCAAGGTTTCTCCGGTCCGCCAAGTCCCGCATCAATTTGAAGCAGTCAATCGGCTTTGTGTGTCTGACGATGGGGAACTATTGGCGTTCAGTGGCGGTGCAGGTGAGATTAATGTGATTGATTTTAAAACGCGACAAGTGAGGATATCGCTTCCAGGGCATGGGAAGAGCACCCGAGATCTTTGGTTCGATAAGGCCAATGGGATGCTGGGCGTTTTGGATCAAGCGAGCGGAGTAGCGTTATGGGATCTCCACGATGGCCGACGATTATCGAAGTTTCCGACCTTTGGTTTGACAAGGCACACATTCAAAATCGGGGACGATCGGCTTATTGGATTCAATGGCGTCGAACCGATTTGGCTTTCCAATTTGGATTCGCGGGGTTTCGATCGCAGCGGATTCAATACGAAATTTCGTTGTGCTGACTACAACGTGGTGACGGGACGTTTATTACACGCTGGTGGTGACGACCGACTGTGCTTGCGAGAGTTCGGTTCGGGAACTTGGCATGATGTTGCTCAAGCGACGTTTGCTGATGTCCAAGTTGTCTCAATTAATTCGACGGGAGATCAAGCCGTCCTTTCGAATTCCGAAGGTGTCGTTACCGTGATCGCATTGCCTTCGTTGGAGACCATTGCGATCACTCAGCCCAGTGGTACACGGGTGACCGCAAGCGTTTTTTCAGCTGATGGCAGGACTCTCGCGACGGGGCAGTTTGATGGCCAGGTTCAAATCTGGGATATCGATAACTGGGAACCGCAAATTACAGTTCAAACCGGTTTAACACCGATTCGCTCGCTCGCCTTCACGCCCGACGGAAAGTCATTGATTGCAGCCGGCAAGGGGAATTACTTGTGTGTTATCGGCGGCGAACCAAGTCAACGATTTGGCTCCCAAACCGCTTCGGCGGATCCACCTCGTCGCCAATCCGAGACTCCTGTGGCGATTCCGGTACGTTGA
- the ggt gene encoding gamma-glutamyltransferase: MRSLSLAVLWIAISIPSSSTAIAQQVNPIPTRAPAHTASGKNGVVVSTSPLASRVGRDCLQAGGNAVDSAIAVGFALAVTWPEAGNIGGGGFMLIAPPEIDSRNDVVCIDFRETAPHRSHQKTFVGWNNARHAKMSGTPGSVAGMALAHDKFGHLPWKELLAPAIKLASEGFVVDDYLAYSLNSALIDPAIEGPRYEEFRRVFGHPEGRLWRSGDRLTQPDLAKTLKLISDRGSDGFYKGEVADKIAAEMERGNGLITLSDLQQYRALERTAYHANYLGYDVYGAPPPSSGGMTVGLQLQILEQLKLASVKDIAWTAPQIHLMVESMRRAFRNRAAFLGDPRTTISTDQYDPAAVRKLTRSIDRNRATRSVDIAGDIPISTGPYESEQTTHYSVIDREGLSVSTTTTLEHSFGSWIVVKDAGFLLNNEMGDFNWYPGYTNTEGRIGTQPNLVGPGKRMLSSMSPTIVAQNGRARLIVGSPGGRTIINTVTEVIVQNLGFERSLEEAVEAPRFHHQWLPDEVYFEDDRQLTERSSEVESMGHKVIQSPGRRQGSVHAIEIDQRTGIATGVSDWRRGGSAEAVWEPNR; this comes from the coding sequence ATGCGTTCTCTGTCATTGGCAGTGCTTTGGATCGCGATTTCAATTCCGTCATCTAGCACCGCGATTGCTCAGCAAGTCAATCCGATTCCCACACGTGCTCCGGCCCATACGGCATCGGGAAAAAACGGAGTGGTTGTATCGACGAGCCCGTTGGCATCCCGAGTCGGACGTGACTGCCTACAAGCTGGCGGCAATGCGGTCGACAGTGCAATCGCCGTAGGATTCGCATTGGCAGTGACTTGGCCGGAGGCGGGTAATATTGGTGGCGGAGGATTTATGCTGATCGCGCCGCCAGAGATCGACTCACGTAATGATGTTGTCTGCATTGATTTTCGCGAGACGGCGCCTCATCGATCTCACCAAAAAACGTTTGTGGGCTGGAACAATGCTCGCCATGCAAAAATGTCGGGTACACCGGGTTCCGTCGCCGGGATGGCACTAGCTCACGATAAGTTTGGTCATCTTCCCTGGAAAGAGCTTCTCGCACCGGCGATCAAGCTTGCGTCTGAAGGCTTTGTCGTTGACGACTACTTGGCGTACTCGCTGAACTCCGCGTTGATTGATCCGGCGATTGAAGGCCCACGCTATGAGGAGTTCCGTAGAGTCTTTGGCCACCCTGAAGGTCGCCTTTGGAGGTCTGGTGATCGACTCACCCAACCCGACCTCGCCAAGACGTTGAAACTCATTTCTGACCGCGGTTCCGATGGCTTTTACAAAGGTGAGGTCGCGGACAAGATTGCCGCCGAAATGGAACGCGGCAACGGACTGATCACCCTCTCCGATCTACAACAATACCGAGCCCTCGAAAGGACGGCGTACCATGCGAACTACCTTGGATATGATGTCTATGGTGCTCCGCCTCCAAGCTCAGGCGGCATGACGGTCGGATTACAACTGCAGATTCTGGAACAATTGAAGCTGGCGAGTGTCAAAGACATCGCATGGACCGCTCCACAGATTCATCTAATGGTTGAATCGATGCGTCGTGCGTTCCGCAACCGAGCTGCGTTCCTAGGCGATCCTCGAACAACGATTTCAACCGACCAGTACGATCCGGCAGCGGTCAGAAAACTTACGAGGTCGATCGATCGCAATCGTGCGACTCGTAGCGTAGACATCGCGGGCGACATCCCGATCAGCACCGGTCCTTACGAAAGCGAACAGACCACGCACTATTCCGTCATCGATCGCGAAGGGCTATCCGTCAGCACGACGACAACCCTCGAACATTCGTTTGGCAGCTGGATCGTTGTCAAAGATGCAGGGTTCCTATTGAACAACGAAATGGGAGACTTCAATTGGTACCCGGGCTATACGAACACCGAGGGACGCATCGGTACCCAACCGAATCTTGTCGGTCCTGGCAAACGGATGCTCAGTTCGATGTCACCGACAATTGTTGCCCAGAACGGTCGTGCCAGACTAATCGTTGGGAGCCCTGGCGGTCGGACCATTATTAACACAGTGACCGAAGTAATTGTTCAGAACTTGGGCTTTGAAAGATCTTTGGAAGAAGCTGTCGAAGCACCTCGATTTCATCACCAATGGCTCCCCGATGAAGTCTACTTTGAGGACGATCGCCAGCTAACCGAACGTAGCTCAGAAGTTGAATCGATGGGACACAAGGTGATCCAATCGCCAGGCCGCCGGCAAGGGTCCGTTCACGCGATCGAAATCGATCAACGTACCGGAATCGCCACAGGAGTCTCGGATTGGCGACGAGGTGGATCCGCCGAAGCGGTTTGGGAGCCAAATCGTTGA